The nucleotide sequence tatagcagTTTTTAGTGTTTAgcaaaaatttctccatttgctaaaCAATATCTTGACTGCAAAGCTTCTCTTACTGTTGGTTGATAGATAATGACACAGAGAAGTCATCATCACCGTGGCAACAGTATTCAGCTGGTGTCAGAGGAATATTGCACATAATGCTGTGTGTCCTTTAACAGCCATGCCTCAGCTTCCTCTGGAATATGTTCTTTCTGCAAGTCAGGTGTACTCAGGGGCACAAACAACCCAGAGCATTCCAAGACTGCAGACAAAGTATACATTTCTGTGTTGACTCTAAATGTGAAGGGATGAACTAAAGACAATAAAAATCCTACTGGAATATCCTGATCAAATCcctttataataataatcataacataCATgagttatattcttttttttttttagactgaAGGCTTCATTATCACAAGGATTTTAATCTAAATCTtgtatcttctcttctctcctaaaGCACTCACAGAAATagagacccttaataaatgtttctcaaaTTTGAAGAACCTAACTAAAAAGGTAGCATGGCATAGGCAATAGAACACTGATCTtaagtgtcaggaagacctggattcaagattTTCCTGGCTATCTTTCAAAAATTCAGAAGAGACCCAATATTTCCTGTGGATTTCACTTATGGATTGGACATATAGTACAAATAAAACATCCTTTACCATCACATATAACCCAAATaaataacaaagtaaaaaaaaaattgatatctgCCCCTTCCTCTTAGTAACTGCTTTTACTCAGCCTTTTTTCCCCATAACTATGCCAAATTGGCCAATGGTGAAAACTTGAAAGGGATGGTTATGATTTCCATTATTGATTTAAACTCTATTGCtcaaacctgaaaaaaaaaaaaaacctaaacccAAATTAAAGATCAAGGAAATCTGAAGAAACTGTTCTAAAAATGTTCAATGAGCCATGCTGGATTTATAGCTTAACTTGATCAGGCATAGGATATGAAAGAATGGCAAGATGTGTAGTAAAAAAAAGTGAGCTATGTAGTGTCTGGAGCACTGATTTTAGAGCCATAAGATTGGCATTGAAGTTCATGATATGTTACTTATTGAGAATACAAATCTAATTagtcaactaatatttattaactgcctatgtgccaggcattttttGCTAAAAGCTAAACAAAGGCAAATATAACATTTACATTAAATGGGGAGAAATATGTGTGTAGATCTATCTATAGCTATGtattttttatgtgtatatacatatatttggagAGCCATAAGGAAACACACAAAGAATATGTCCACAATATAGTTAATTAAATACGAGGGAGAGCAGTACCAACTGAATCAGGTAAGGCTTCAGGCAGGTGACGCTTGAGGAAAATGGGATTCTAGATGAACGTGAGGCAGTGTTTtcttggtggggtgggggtggggggcagggcagTAAAGTCAAAAGAACTAGAATGCACTAAACAGAAAGAAAGCAGTCCGATTGGACTATAGAGAGTACTGTATAAGGAGGATGAGAAGATGAGTTGGGCCCAGGTAGTggagggttttaaaagatcaaaaagaaacaaagaaacaaaaaaagcgGCATCATGTCTGATGCAGGGAAACCAACTAGGAGGCAAAGATGAACACATGAGGGCCTGGGTCAGGGTGGCGACTGTGCGCTAtcggatctcagtttcttcatctgtataccGAAAGTGCCTCAAGTAAATTATCTAGAGCTCTAACCAAGGTCCTTCTCAGGGCCTCGAAGAGTAGGGTGAGATGCCAAGATTAAGCGAGGCCTCCTCCACCAAGTGATCCAAGTAGGAGGCCGGGCGGTCCTCCCTTCGCAGGCCTGAGGTTGGGACCACGTTCCTGGACCTCAAAGGAAGTTCCAACCGCCAGGGGGCGCCTCGCACAAGGGCGGGACGGGAGAAGAGGCAGAGCCCGCTCATGGCTGACCACTGAGGTCAGAGAATGGCCCAGTTCCCGGCGCTGTAGCGCAGCTATGCGGAGCACAGTCCCCCGCCCTTCCATTTGCTTTCTCTTGGTGCTGAAAACCACTGACCTTCGCTGTAGAAGACGAAAAGGGGCCCGCGTCTCTCTTTTCCTGCCCGCGCCGTGGGCCCAAGGCCTGCTGGGCCGCAATACCACGACAACTCTAAGTCACCATCAGCCGGAAGAGGAGGAACCAGCTCTAGGAAATGGCGTAACCCTGGCCGCCACCGCCTCCTCTCCGGTGGAGTAGGTTAAAGTTGAAAGCAGTTTCCCTGATCCTCCCATAACCCGCCCCCCCCAAATCCCAGCCAACCAGTTTTTTCCAGGAAACTCGTCATTCTCCCTTTTCTAACCGTTCACTGGTCTCCGAGCCTGACAGACGAGCAGCTGGGACCTCCAATCAACGGAAAAATAGATTGTCCGTAGGCTATAGAAAAAACGGCGGCGGTGAAGTAGAAGGCATAAAGACCATAATCCCAACCCCCGCTAAGGGGTACGTGACTGGTGGATTCTGAGGATTGACAGATAAAATTCTTCCAATCCAAATTAGCGGTCAAATCTTCGACCAATGAGGCCACAGCTGTGGGGGCGGGACGAGGAGGCGCGGGTGCTCGGACCGTGGAACGGTTTGCTAAGATAGTCCTAGGCTCGGACGTCGTTTGGCTGTGGGAGATGAGCGGGTCTTTAGGCCGAGCATCTGCGGCTCTGCTCCACCTGGGGCGCGGGATCCTCCTGCGGGGCCTGGCACTGCGGAGCCTGACGGCCGAAGGGAGCTCGAGCTCCGGGGGGTCGGGCTCGGGGTCCACGGAATATCTTGACAAGCTCGTGAAGAAGGACAAGGTGGTGGTGTTCCTGAAAGGGACTCCCGAGCAGCCTCAGTGCGGCTTCAGTAACGCCGTGGTGCAGATCCTGCGGCTGCACGGCCTCACGAACTACGCGGCCTACAACGTGCTGGAGGATCCCGCCCTCCGTCAAGGTCAGGCGGGGTCAGAGGATCATGCGTAGGGCTCTCGCTGTGGGGGagcccttcttctctctccctttatcaGGGCTCCTAGCTCTCACTTGATCGTGGGGCTTTGAGAAGTCTGGGGAATGGAGCTGGGGGTGAGGAGGGGGCTGTCCAGGTCCTGCACTGCCGGGAGTGAGGCGGGGCGGTGTCCGGGCTCCCTGCTTTTCCCACTTAAGGGGTGGGAGTGAGTGGGGATTTTTCCCCTGCGAAATGCTCTTGTCCTTCACGTCTACCGGCTACATGGTAATTGCACGAATGCTGCTAGTTGTTGACAGTCTGTTATTGACTCGAGGTTGTTGGGGCTCCGCAGACAAAAAGACAATGAAGTTGTTGCTTCATAGCTTGGTGTTGCCTCTAGACATCTGGTGAGTTGCTGATATGGCAGCCCGAGGAAGCCCGGGCACGGGACCACACTCCAGAATTTGgatttctgtgtctgtctctgagTAGCTTCAAGGCTAGATTTGGAGGCGTGAAGAttcgagttcaaatttggcctcagatataaGTCTGTGACCCttgccaagtcatttaaacctgtgtttcttcatctgtaaatttggGATAAaatacctcccaggattgttttgaggatcaaatgaaatcataacgTAAAGCATTTAACACTGTTCCCTCACAAAGGAAGCAGCTATATAGAAAGTTAACTATTATcgttattattaattctaagcaCTGTCCTTGTGCAGCTTTCAATTTCATGTTTCTCAGCCTTTTACTTTTAGGCCCATTAATGCTGATGCTAGATTTGTTATTTATCACCAGTTCGATATATGACTTATTATTAGTGTAATTAGGCCAGAAAAGCAGTTCTTAAGAATTGAGATTAAATACTCACTTTGTATGGCACTGtgctagaaataaaaatacaaaaaataagacAGTCTCCATCCTTGAGTTTATATCTTATTGAGAGACAAAACATACAGAAAAGTTAATGGTAAGGATATCCAGGCAAACTTTTTGGAGAAAATGGTTCCTGAGTTGAACCTTCAAGAAAGAAAAGCATATGGAGTAATTCAAATGAAGAGGGAATTTATTCCAGGATGGAAGACAGCTTGTGTAAGGCCTTGGAGAAGGAATGCATCCAAcaaagtggaaagaatactggatttgaagtcaagggAACTGGGCTCAAACCTCAAATATATTCCTTACAATCTAATAAGTCTAACAAGTCAGTTAAACCCTCTGGACCTTAGTTCCTTATGAAGCACTATATAGGTTTTAAACCCTTCCTCCAGCCCTAAATCTGTGAGCCTGTAAAAACTAGAATGCAGAGTTTTGGCAAGAGCTGGTTAATGCCAGCTTACATAGAATGAAGAATGTATAAAGGAGAGCTCtgtgaaataagactagaaaggtgtATTAGTCCTCACTGAAACTTATGTCACATATACAATCTATTACCACATTTTATAATTTCAACCTTCACAGCATCTTTTCTATATGACCCCTTCTTTCCTCTAAGACAGCTGCCATGTGGTGAAGGACCTCATTTCCTCATgtctggactattgaaatagcctaCTTCAAGTCTCCCCCAACTCCAGACCATCCTTTACTcatctgccaaagtgatttttgtaAAAAACAGGTCTGCCCATATTATCTTCACCCActtcaactccagtggctcttgATTACTTCCATTATTCAAATTAAAattctgtttgcttttttaaagcccttcacaacttagACActttctgcctttccagtctGCTTATGTTTTACTCCCCTCCCCTATACTCTGTGATCTAGGGACACTGGCCTTACTATTCCTTGACCGGGACACAGTCTCCTAACTTTGTGGTTTTTCTGTTGCTGTCTCCCATATCTGGGACactctcccttttcatttcctagcttccttcaagactcagctactTCTCTGCTTCCTACAAAATATAACCTTTCCTTAAAAGCCCTTCACTGGGTCTACTGCTCTTGCAAAGTGTCATCCCATCTTGAATGAACTTGAGAAAACTGTTTACACAAGATAGCTCTActtttcccctcttgtttgaTTCATTCAGCTTAAAACTACTCTTTTGATTTATTTGTCAGAtttaaattatttgccttttcaaaatgattattctttcttgacctttctggAGCATTTGATGCTGTTGATTAGCTATTTGATCCTCTCTCATATCCAGGTTACAGtgtttttttcttagttcttttacttctgaACAGCCCCACTTAGTTTCCTTTTATcagttttcatctgtaaaatgcccATTAACCATGCACCCATCAGACTGTTTTAGGCTTTCTtccctctataccagtgatgggcaaactttttaaagagggggccaaagaaaaggaaatgttcatctgtcagtctatttctaaggcaactcttttgaagtttcattgtattgtatcctactcattgtattcatcagattaggaataacttCGTgcagagggatagaacatttcagggggcttcaTCTGgtccatgggctgtagtttgcccatcactgctctatactaaTGGtcctcaaactttttggtctcaagaCCCCTTTGCACTATTATTGAGTATCTCTGCCTAAAGAACTTTCATGTATATGTTCTGTCATATACATCTGTCGATATTTACTCTTTGAAATTAAACTAtcttaatattatgaaaatactTTTGACCTTGTAGACCCCCtggtgtgtgtgcgtgtatgtgattttataaaccttaaagtcctatagcaggggtcggcaatgtatggctcttgagccattttgagggccagatatggctctttctgcaggagccataaagtcaattttttttcaggcgctgttacaggagcgcgcactgtgagcactgtatggctctcatgaaattacatttttaaaaatgtggcgtttatggctctcacggccaaaaaggttgctgacccctgccctatagTGTGTGtggcattttgtaaaccttaaagccctataaTGTTCATAACAGAACTTATCTTTATCCCTAAACCTTCCCTTCCTGAACTTCCCTAATATTGTTGAGGATGCCATCATTCTGCCAGTAACTCAATCTTGCAGTCTAGTTGTTTGACTGATTGAGAACTTAGTCACTTATCATCTAGATTTTTGAAGTAGTCTTCTCCcttccaatccatcttctacttggctgtgattttcctaaaggtttttttttttttttttttaatgtctccttcattagaatgtaagttccttgaggacaggcactgtttttttacctttctttgtgtctccagcatTCAGGGTGGTGCCTGGCACATtctaatgcttaataaatgcttgctgacctATTGGAGTATAGTTTCTGGCACAGCTGTACAAGTATTGAATATGGGCCCAGGGATGGATTGTATGAAGACAACCTGGctgatatattaataattatatttgacATGTATAGCTGGTATATATTaccatttataaaacatttataaactatcctatttgaacctcacaaaaaTCATAGTATATTAgccaaattttacagatgaggaaactaagaccaagagaaataaagtgacttgcaaaGGAACAcatacatagctaataaatggtagagttaggatttgaacacccatatgattccaagtccattgctATAAAGTATATCATAACAATTGGTTCAGAGTAGCTCACAACCAGAAGATTAGTAACCAGGCAATAGAATTTTTTGGCTTTAGCATCTcatgaaacattttattaaagTATGGAAGAGTTTTGATGTGTCGGTGATTagaccataagaaatgatgagattttaaaaacatggaaatgtgaactggaacaacctccaggaattgatgcagagggaaaggagcagaactaggagatcaTTGTATATAGATACGGATACCCTgtgacacaatcgaatgtaatggacttctctactagctgcaatgcaatgatccaggacaattctgagggacttatgagaaagaatgctatccacattcagaggaagaaccgtggaagtaaaaacatggaagaaaaacaactgcttgatcacatgggtcgatggggatatgatcaggaAATGATCACTCTAtcgcaaatattaataatatggaaataggtcttgatcagtgatacatggaaaatccagtggaattgctcattggctgggggagggaaaaaggaggggagggaaagcacatgaatcatgtaaccatggaggaaatacttaaaattaattaaatacatttaaaaaaacacctggaaagacttacatgaaattatgaagagtgaaaccggtagaaccaagaaaatattatatatagcaaaagaaatattgtttgaagaataacttgtatatgtccatctccagagaaagaactgataagtagaaataacAGGACACAtacattcactcactcactctcagactctttattttttgtcaaatgataccttctctagtgtggaaagtggaaggagggagagagatacctAAGAACTTCAatgtaacaaataagtaaattttttaaaagggtggAGAGAGCTCACATCCAGGAAATCTTAGATATTTTTAAGTATTGAAATTCTCCACACTTGGCAAATTGCTACCAAGGTCCAGAAGAAAGAACAGCTTATTTTctccagcttttaaaaaaaatgttagtcCAAGTAGGTGGAATGTTTATTAGATTCTGATTTAGTTTAAAAGGTGTTTAGTAAACTCATTTATCTATACTAgtcattctttgtctttttatagttttagagaatagTACTTTTTCCCTCAGGTTAATTACTAAATTTCAGAGTCTTAAGTGTCCCATTGCTGGCTATTTGTATGTCATACAAAACtgtcatttcatttcatcctttcctagtaaattttttttattacatataatcaTTTCATATGATGAATACTTGATTCATGAGAAATATTTATGaataggagaagaaaatatatttgcttGACTAGCCTTCTTTTCAACTCATACTATAGCTTTCAGAAATAATCTGAAGAAAGAACTGTTCAAGGCAGATATGCTCAAAAAGGACTTGACCTGGACATAACTTTTAGAAATTTCTGAAGGTTTCTTTAAGTCTTTAAATATGTTCTTATAGAATTATACCTATGACATCTACAGATAAATTGAGACTTTCTAAAGATGTTAAGTGTGGGGcccctgaggaaaataaattaacaaaagaggaaatagaatactaaactaattccatctcagaaaaagaaattgaacaaactctgaatgaactccctaagaaaaaccTGATGGAtcgattcataagtgaattctatcaaacatttaaagaatgattaatcccaatactacatacacttttaattttttaaacttaaaaatttttatttttattgtcatgcaaaacacacttctgtattggtcattgttttaagagcacactcatacataaccaaaatccccaaatcataAATACCCttatgtgaaagatgactccacaGTTAATATCTCTGGAGCTGGATAGCATTCCCAGttctaagtctttcagagttgtcccagaccattgcattgctgagagtagccaagttttcacagataatcattgtacaatacaATACTGATGTTACTATGTGCAATGATATCCTAGTTCTGTTTaattcagtctgcatcagttcctgcagatctttccagctttttctaatactatataaactatttggggaaataggcagagaaagaatcctaccaaattattttcatgacacaaatattgtactgttTTCTAagccagaaagagcaaaaacagaaagaaaattctaggccaatttcattaatgaatatagatgcaaaaaggTTAATTGTCTTCAGGCCCTTCACCATTTTGGTTGCCCTACTCTGGATATGTTCTTCAATTTATCAGTGGCCTTTCTAAAATGTGCTAGCCAGAATGGAATACAAAACTCTGGATGCATTCTGACTTGAGTGCTGTCATTCTAAGTTTTTGTAGCATTTGAGGCTGCTGGGTAATCCTATTGACTCAGAGTTTGCAATCCTCTAAAACTTCATGATGGAACTGCTTTTTAGCTATATCTTCCCCTTGTGcttatgaattttatattttgaggCAAAGTGCTATTGAAagttattaagaaaaaaacaaaaatttgttttaaaacctttaaGTACTTATAAGAACATAAGACTAGTGGTCTCACTAGTCCTGTAGTTTGTCTCTGGCCATGAGTGTGAGCTTTGTCTTCCACTGTCAATCTCACAGTTTCTCTGCCTTATCTTCCTCTGctatttctttcagaattttctctttgccatattattatattacccTTTTCCCATTCCTATCAAAATCATTTTAAACAACCTGGATCTTCTCCCATCTTCAGTGATTTCATCATTGAATTCATTCTTTATCTCAATTTAGATTCATGTTTGAATTTGACTTTTCTGACTCATTTAAAAGACTATcagcagggagcagctgggtagctcagtggattgagagccaggcctagagacaggaggtcctaggttcaaatccagcctcagacacttcctagctgtgtgaccctgggcaagtcacttaacccccattgcttagcccttaccactcttctgccttggagccaatattggctccaagacagaaggtaagggttttaaattaaaaaaaaaaaaatatcagcaaAAAGCTTTTcaggtaacattttttttcttatctaatcgATGCTCATCAAATTAAGAATACATTTATCGTTCAAGTCTAGTCATTGAATGTTTTTCTCTGACTAGCTCATAACTAGTATGTGAACTATTACAGGtatatttgttctttaattacTTGGAAGTATTTAATTGCTATagcattattttgaaaattaaagtgtggggatgggaaaaagggaagttaactttataaataaaatgatttgctttcattttaaattcatacTTTACTAACCAAGCTCCCTCTTTGCTTTTAGTAGTCTTTGGGGGGAAAATGAGTTATTACCTTAACTTTCTGTAAACTCATTTTTAAATCGAAAAAGAACATACTTTTTAGATGGAATACTCAGAATCGCCTAACCTTGGTTGCTGCTGATTAAGTAAGCATATAATTGTATTTGGTATACCGTGTGTGAAAAGAAGTTAAGTCTTTTCAATCATGATAAGATATCTGCTGGTTGGCACCTTGAATAGCTATCAAGAACATGCCATAACAAACTCTTAAGATAGAGCTATTCTCATTGGTTTTTAAGTTAGATACAAATAGTGGTCagaataggttttattttaagTCCCAATTTACGTTTGAATTTATTCTCATAGATATTTAGGAATATACCATGTGATCTAGAGTTATCTCCTCAATAATttgaaaatacaaaatttataaCTAGCTCTCCTTTGGgcttgtttttttcccctgttaATTCTTGTGGTCTTTAGTGAAGGAAAGGACAAACTAAGCCCTTGATTGACAGTAGGCTGTAAAAATGGCTGACAGTAGCTTACTTTTTTATTCAGAAAAATTACTCAGAATTACTCCCTGAAAATTGTGAGAAATAGAATTAATTGGTAATAAGCATTTGAGTTTTTTGAGCTTTAGAGGAATGATCATTTTCTTATATGTATCAATTTCAGTAACTGTTGGCCCCCCTAAAGTCAATTGTTTCACCTAGAGGAACCATTTCTAATTTCATTCCTGTCATAAGTGTCATAAAGTTAAAAGGCACAGAGATAGTATtatgttttaaaagtaaaatcTAACTTATAGAATCTACTATATAGCattgtagaaaaaaattattctttttcagaaaaaaaaaagtaagggcaGTGAGACAGAATCCTTTTAACACCTTCATGAGCTGCTTAAAACTGAAACTTTTTCTGGATTACTAAAATCTCTCATAAATATGCATGCCACCTCCACcactttttatgtgtttattaCTTCATTagttatgaatttttctctatagAGACTAAGTTCTTTTATATGCTCCAGATGATAAAGGAGTCAAGAGGTAAGAAGCAAGAAAAGTGACAGGAATTGGGTGTATGTTGCAGGAAGAATATGCTTCAAAAGGTTGAAGCTCATCTGAGTTCTAAACAGTATCAAATATCTAGCTAATATGATAAATGCCTTCATCTGGAAACTTTTATCTATCATGTTTGGGGTCGCATTAAGAAAACTGGAGGCATTTTTTCTCAGGATCTTAGTGGTATGCTCTACGTACATGTAGCTTTTGAATCACTTCTTAGAATTTGAGGCCTGTTGGAGAAAGATAAAGCATTTTGAAAGCCTTTCCTGTACAGAAATTTATAGTAAAGTaatcatgttttttaaattgaagtTTGTTAATAGAGAAAAACATGTTGTATAGTTATTGAGAATAAAAATTTCAATCATTTTATTgggcatttaaaatttattagaagaaattaattataaaacTTTAATTTCTGTTATCCAAAGACCAAACAATGAAGTGTCTTGttctttattttcctaatttgtttttcttgtgcaTTCTTTTGGCCTTTTTTTAGATATCTAGATATTTCAAAAATGCCTCTTTCCTATTAGAGTTAATGATGTTATTATGCCATTTCTTTgatcaaatttcacttttacttGTGGCCAATccagactgattttttttatttttttattttaaaccctcaacttctgtgtattgacttataggtggaagagtggtaagggtaggcaatgggggtcaagtgacttgcccagggtcacacagctgggaagtatctgaggctggatttgaacctaggacctcccgtctctaggcctggctctcaatccactgagctacccagctgcccctccagacTGATTTTTGATGTTTGTGTTCTGGGTGTGTTTTCTATGCAAATTCATTTCATCTTTGATTTAGAAATTGGAGaggtcaggagtgaaataagaaagggaagggagtggaATTCATTACAGGAGAGTAATCCTTTACACTCTGGAAAGGCAACATCGCTTATCCTCACAGAATTTGAAAAGTCTTAGAAAGCATCCTGTTATAACATGTGAGATAATTGGTTATGCAGCCTTTGCTTCAAGATTTCCAAGGAAGAGAAACCTAACACTTTTAGAATCAGTCTGTTTTACTCTTTGATTAACTAATTTGGGGGAGAGAGGAGTGAGTATTTTCCTGGCACGAggcctaaatttgcctttttgcagCCCATTCTTTTTGGTTTGGCTCTCTGgttaaataataaaactaatcaTTTCTCCAAATGATAGTTATTCTCATATATTTGAGGATagagtcttcccttctccagtctAAACATTCCCACTTCCTTAAATTAGTCTTCATATGGCACAGACTGAAGGATCATGACCAATCCAGATGTCCCCTTATAGGTACTTTAGTTTAATGTCCTTAAGCTGTGACTTCCATGATTGGACACagtgctctagagcagtgatgggcaaactttttaaagaaggggccaaaggaaaggaaatgctcatctgtcagtctgtttctacagcaactctttcgaagtttcattgtattgtatcctactcattgtattcatcagattgggaataatgtcatACAGCCGGAGAGAATGTTTAAGGGGCCTcattgtagtttgcccatcactgctctagatgaatgAAATCAAATGATGGCAGAGTATAGTGAGATTATCacctccctattcctggaagctgCATTACTCTGAATGTAGCCCAAGGTTACATTAACATTTTTAGTTATTACATCATATGAGCCCACTCAGTTTACTAAATACCTCAGATTTTTTTAGAACAAGTGCTACCTAATCATACATcctccatcttgtacttgtgaagttgaatTTTTGTACCCAAGTATAAGATTTAACGTTTGTCTTGATTAGTTTTCTTAAGATTTGCCCTACCTCGCCTGCTAGGAcatttttggatcctgattctatCCTTCCTAGCTTTGAGTCATCTGCAGATTTGATGAGAATGCCTTAAATACCTTTCTACAAGTTATTAATAAACTGTTAAATATCATGAGGCAACACACAGATTCATGGAGTATCTTAATGGAGACCTCCTGTCACACTGACATTGAACCGTTAAGTACTCTTTGAATCTAGTCATCTAGCTCTAAGTTCCAAATCCATCTAATTGTTGTCCATAtccttttccacaagaatagtacaaattatttcattaaaacctAGCTATACTTATGTGTAGTATTCCCCTCATTTGTTTAGTATCCCtggcaaaaaaggaaatgcaGTTAGTCAAACTTGACCTGTTCTTGGtaaatgttaacttttaaaaattggcaCCTTCCTATCATCTTTTTAATAATCCTTTCTAGAATTTCCTTAGAATTGAAGCCAAGTTAGTGATAAACTGGCAGTTTGCAGATActgtctttttccccctttttagaaATCAAGACATTTGCCAATATTGTGGTACCTCTCCCATTTTTGATTATCTCTCAGATGTTACTGCCAGTAGCTCAACAATTAGGTGTCCATTCTTTCATTCTTGAAAGATGTAGTTGATTTCCAACAGGTGACTAAAACTTATCAAAGGTGCTATTTTAGTGTCTCCTTTCCCCTTATTTAACTTGTACATCACCACTATCTAATCatatattttgtcatttccaGTTCATCTTATTCTTATAGAGAAAATAGGATTAAATTGGGAGTTGTTCACTTCTCTGTTGTCAATTGTTCCATCTCCTTTAAGCAAAGGCTCTATCCATTCCTTAATCCTTATTTCTGtcaata is from Gracilinanus agilis isolate LMUSP501 chromosome 2, AgileGrace, whole genome shotgun sequence and encodes:
- the GLRX5 gene encoding glutaredoxin-related protein 5, mitochondrial → MSGSLGRASAALLHLGRGILLRGLALRSLTAEGSSSSGGSGSGSTEYLDKLVKKDKVVVFLKGTPEQPQCGFSNAVVQILRLHGLTNYAAYNVLEDPALRQGIKDYSNWPTIPQVYLNGEFVGGCDILLQMHQNGDLVEELKKLGIRSALLDAKKDQDSK